A single window of Loxodonta africana isolate mLoxAfr1 chromosome 10, mLoxAfr1.hap2, whole genome shotgun sequence DNA harbors:
- the LOC100654661 gene encoding olfactory receptor 4K3-like produces the protein MDQGNNSRRIEFVLQGLSGSRELQLFYFAFFTFFYSSVVLGNLLIVLTILSEPALHTPMYFLFSNLSFIDLCLSTFATPKMIVDFLKEHKTISFDGCMAQIFFHHAFAGGEVMLLVAMAYDRYVAICRPLHYAAIMNVHKCSGLVMGSWLFGVLHSLSQLVFTVNLPFCVSNKVDSFFCDIPLVIKLACTDTYTLEVLMLSDSGLMGMIFFLLLIISYTVIMVTVRHRSSVGMAKAWATLTAHVTVVTLFFGPGLFIYAWPFSNFPIDKFLSIFYTVFTPLLNALIYTFRNKEVISAMQKLRRRQVSS, from the coding sequence ATGGACCAAGGAAATAACTCTAGAAGGATTGAGTTTGTGTTGCAAGGTCTTTCAGGTTCTCGAGAGCTACAGCTTTTCTATTTtgcatttttcacatttttctaTTCATccgttgtgctgggaaacctcctCATTGTGCTCACAATCCTCTCTGAACCTGCgctacacacacccatgtacttccTGTTCAGCAACCTCTCCTTCATTGATCTGTGTCTATCCACCTTTGCCACTCCCAAAATGATTGTTGACTTCCTCAAGGAGCACAAGACCATCTCCTTTGATGGCTGCATGGCTCAGATATTCTTTCATCATGCCTTTGCCGGTGGTGAAGTGATGCTCCTTGTGGCCATGGCATATGACAGATATGTAGCCATATGTCGACCCCTGCACTATGCAGCAATCATGAATGTACACAAGTGTTCAGGCCTTGTCATGGGCTCCTGGCTCTTTGGAGTCCTGCATTCATTAAGCCAGTTGGTCTTCACAGTAAACCTTCCATTCTGTGTTTCAAATAAAGTGGACAGCTTTTTCTGTGACATTCCCTTAGTTATCAAACTTGCCTGCACTGATACATATACCCTTGAGGTACTGATGCTTTCAGACAGTGGTCTAATGGGTATGATCTTTTTTCTGCTCTTGATCATCTCCTACACAGTTATCATGGTGACTGTACGACATCGGTCCTCAGTAGGCATGGCCAAGGCCTGGGCCACCCTGACTGCCCATGTCACTGTGGTGACCCTCTTCTTTGGGCCCGGCCTCTTCATCTATGCCTGGCCTTTCAGCAACTTCCCAATTGATAAGTTTCTGTCAATATTCTATACTGTTTTCACCCCTCTCTTAAACGCCTTGATCTACACATTCAGAAATAAGGAGGTAATATCAGCAATGCAGAAACTGAGGAGGCGACAAGTAAGTTCCTAA
- the LOC100654381 gene encoding olfactory receptor 4K15-like, producing MDQGNYSRVAEFVLLGLCSSRELQYYFLVFFNFLYIAIVLGNLLIVLTVISEPTLHTPMYIMLSNLSILDVFLATYATPKMIHDFLHEHKTISFEGCMAQIFLLHVFAGGEMMLLVAMAYDRYVAICKPLHYATIMNLCKCTGLVVGSWVIGVMHSLSQLVFTVNLPFCGPNIVDSYYCDLTLVIKLACTDTYVPEVLMLLGSGLMGLTSFLLLLISYTVILVIVQRRSSTGMAKARSTLTAHITVETLFFGPCIFIYAWPFSNFPVDKVVSVFSTVFTPILNPIIYTLRNEEVKSAMHKLKGRYIRSRLPFQQSFTE from the coding sequence ATGGACCAGGGAAATTATTCTAGGGTGGCTGAGTTCGTGTTGCTGGGTCTCTGCAGTTCCCGAGAGCTCCAATATTACTTCTTGGTGTTTTTTAACTTCTTGTACATTGCCATTGTGCTGGGAAATCTCCTCATTGTCCTCACAGTAATTTCTGAACCTACCCTGCACACACCCATGTATATCATGCTCAGTAACCTTTCCATTCTTGACGTGTTTCTGGCCACTTATGCAACTCCCAAAATGATCCATGATTTCCTCCATGAACACAAGACCATTTCCTTTGAGGGCTGCATGGCCCAGATATTCTTGCTCCATGTCTTTGCCGGTGGGGAAATGATGCTCCTTGTAGCCATGGCATATGACAGGTATGTAGCTATATGCAAACCCCTCCATTATGCAACCATCATGAACTTGTGCAAATGTACAGGCCTAGTTGTAGGATCTTGGGTCATTGGGGTTATGCACTCTCTGAGCCAGTTGGTTTTCACTGTAAACTTACCTTTCTGTGGCCCAAATATAGTGGATAGTTATTATTGTGACCTTACTCTGGTCATCAAACTTGCCTGTACAGATACTTATGTTCCTGAAGTTTTGATGCTTTTGGGCAGTGGTCTAATGGGGCTGACTTCATTCTTACTCTTGCTCATCTCCTACACGGTCATCCTGGTCATTGTGCAACGTCGATCTTCAACAGGCATGGCCAAGGCCCGCAGCACCCTGACAGCCCACATCACTGTGGAGACCCTCTTCTTTGGGCCCTGCATCTTCATCTATGCCTGGCCTTTCAGCAATTTCCCGGTGGATAAGGTCGTTTCTGTGTTCTCTACAGTTTTCACACCTATATTAAATCCCATTATTTACACATTGAGAAACGAAGAGGTGAAATCAGCAATGCATAAACTGAAGGGCAGGTACATAAGGTCCAGGCTCCCTTTCCAACAGTCTTTCACAGAGTAG